GTCCTCGCCGGCGTGGTGGATCACGCCGGCGACGTTGACCCCTTTGCCGCCGGCCTGGTCGGTGCCGTGGCGGACCCGGTTGACGCCGCCGACGGTCAACGGCCCCGCGAGGGCCTGGGTGCGGTCGATGCTGGGGTTCGGGGTGACGGTGATGATCATGCGTGGATCACGTCCAATCCTGAGGAGCTGAGTTCGCGGAGAACGGGGTGGTCGGGGGAGGCGTCGGTGATGAGCACGTCGATGTCCCGGACGTCGGCGAAGCGGTAGAGCAGTTCCGCGCCGAGTTTGGAGGCGTCCGCGAGGACGACGGTGGTGTGGGCGGCGTGCGCCATGGCGGCCTTCGTCTGGCCTTCGGCGGGGTCGGGTGTGGAGAATCCGAAACCGGGGGTCACCCCGTTGGTGCCGAGGAAGGCGACGTCGGCGCGGAGCCGGGCGAGGTCGGCGACCGCGTCCGCCCCGACGACCGACTGGGTGACGCCCCGGATCCGGCCGCCGACGATCCGTAACCGGGTGTGGTCGGCGGCGGCGAGCCGTTGGGCGAACAGCAGGGAGTTGGTGACGACCGACAGGTCGGGGTGGTCGGTGACGTGGTCGGCGAGCAGGGCGGTGGTGGTTCCGGCGTCGACGATGACGGATCCCCCGTCCGGGGGGAGGTAGCGTGCGGCGGCGGCGGCGATCCGGGTTTTTCCGGCCCGGTCGCGGCGCAGACGCACCTCGACGGAGTTCTCGTCGTCGCTGCGCCGACTGTAGGGGACCGCACCGCCGTGGACCCGGCGGACCCGGTGCTCCCGTTCGAGGACGCCCAGGTCACGGCGGACCGTCTCCGGGGAGACGTCGACGAGGTCGGCGAGGTCGGCGACGGAGACGCTGCCGCGGGCGAGGATCTCGCCGGCGATCGTCTCCTGGCGCTGTGGTGCGTACATTGTTCCGCCACCTGTCCGTTTCGGGGTTGGCTCTGCCTATTGTCTGTGTGTTCCTGTGGGAAGTCAACGGTTATATGGGAATAAACAGGCAGAACCGGGCACGAACGGTCACCCGGGGGTATGTTTCGAGGGGGATACAGGGGTGCCCGACAGTGGGGGAGGTAGGCTCACCGGCAACCCCCGACGTCCACCCCGAGGAGCCCGCCGTCATGGCCCGCCACGCCCGATCCCGTCACCGTCGCCCCGCCCCTGCGACAGCGTCCCTCGCCGCCTGTGCCGCCGTGCTGCTCGCCGGCGCCGTCGGGGCGTCCGCCCCCGCAGCGGGCGCCGACCCGGTCGACGACATCCTCGCCGCCACCGGTGCTCCCGGGCCGCACCGCGTGGCGGGGACCTACTTCACCTCGCCGGGGATCCCCGGGGCCGCCGACGCCGCC
This is a stretch of genomic DNA from Corynebacterium nuruki S6-4. It encodes these proteins:
- a CDS encoding DeoR/GlpR family DNA-binding transcription regulator; this encodes MYAPQRQETIAGEILARGSVSVADLADLVDVSPETVRRDLGVLEREHRVRRVHGGAVPYSRRSDDENSVEVRLRRDRAGKTRIAAAAARYLPPDGGSVIVDAGTTTALLADHVTDHPDLSVVTNSLLFAQRLAAADHTRLRIVGGRIRGVTQSVVGADAVADLARLRADVAFLGTNGVTPGFGFSTPDPAEGQTKAAMAHAAHTTVVLADASKLGAELLYRFADVRDIDVLITDASPDHPVLRELSSSGLDVIHA